CCACTACCCCAAATTCCTGTTACCTCCATTCAATATGAGCTGTAATAACCTGAGCGCTTTGAACAATATCAATGGCATCAACAATTTCAATCTCTTCCCAAGGATGTATCCTCTTTATGGCAACCTGCTCAGCGGAGGTAGCCTTTCCCACCACATGTTGAACCCCACCACGCTCCCCAGTTCATTGCCCAGTGAAGGAGGCCGTCGATTGCTGCAGCCTGATCATCCGAGAGACTTCCTCATACCAGCACCTAACAGTGCCTTCTCTATCACGGGCGCTGCTGCCAGCATGAAGGACAAGCCATGCAGCCCCACCAGCGGGTCACCCACAGCTGGTACAGCAGCCAGTTCAGAACACATAATGCAACCTAAACCTACCTCAGTAGTGTTGGCTGCCACCGGCGGTGAAGAAGCCATGAATCTCATTAAAAGTAAGAGGAATGTGACCGGTTACAAAACCCTCCCATACCCACTGAAGAAGCAGAATGGGAAGATCAAGTACGAATGCAACGTTTGCTCCAAGACCTTTGGCCAGCTCTCCAATCTGAAGGTAGGCAGTGGAGAATAAGAAACGAGCCTTCTTGGAAGGCTCTGGTTTCTCCCTATAGGTTATCTAGGAAAAGTAGGGACAGGCCTCCCTTGCTTGTTAGGCTGTTTATCAGTCTGGGCTTAATACGGCATCCCCCAGCAAGAAAGCATGGTTGTAAAGAGAGTGTTTTAATACTGACGCCACCTAATTAACTAGATAACATTGTATTTTGGTAATGGGAATCTTCCACTGACTTTAGGAAACATCTGAAAGTACTTTTGTTACGGTACTGGAAACTGCAAATTGTTAATTGCTTTGTCTCTCCCTAGGTGCACCTCCGAGTACACAGCGGAGAGAGACCATTTAAATGCCAGACTTGCAATAAAGGCTTCACGCAGCTGGCTCACCTCCAGAAGCACTATCTGGTACACACGGGAGAAAAGCCCCACGAGTGTCAGGTATGTAACACATCACAGAGACAACTTCCCTCAGAGGCCGAAGAGATGGCCGGGCCCGTGCACACCCTGTGCGGCATGGGCTGTGCTACAAACCCCTGGCTGCTCAGGACTGGAGTCCATATCGCAGCCATTTTCCAGCCCTGGTGCAGCAGCGTCTGTGAGACAGCAGGGTTGGCTTTAGTCTGCTAGAGCAACATCTGCCTGATACAGTTTTGCCATCGGCCATACTTGAAATGCtattcagcaaatatttaaataaaaaagatggggatttttttccccttgtgagAAAATGTGAAGAtataaaaagctgctgcttcatccTGCCGTCTCCTCCTAGGTGTCTGTGATTTAAACCATAAAATCCCCTCCCACTCATTCACTGTTTCTCTGCCACCCCCCACATTAGGTTTGTCACAAGCGGTTCAGCAGCACCAGCAATCTCAAAACCCACCTGCGGCTCCACTCTGGAGAGAAGCCTTACCAGTGCAAGCTCTGCCCGGCCAAATTCACCCAGTTTGTGCACCTGAAGCTGCACAAGCGTCTCCACACCCGGGAACGTCCCCATAAATGCATCCACTGCCACAAGAGCTACATTCACCTCTGCAGCCTCCAGGTCCATCTGAAGGGCAACTGCCCTGTCGCCCCTGCCTCCGGCCTCTCCATGGAGGACCTGAATCGAATCAACGAGGAGATCGAGAAGTTTGACATCAGTGACAATGCCGACAAGTTGGAAGAAGTGGAGGACAATATCGACTTAACATCGATCGTGGAGAAGGATATACTGACCATGCTCAGGAGGGAGATGGAAGGAGCTAATCTGAAAGCATCTCTACAGAGGAACCTGGGAAATGGACTTATCTCCTCAGGATGCAACCTTTATGAATCGTCAGATATGTCAATTATGAAGTTGCCTCACGGTCACCCACTACCTCTGTTACCTGTAAAGGTCAAGCAAGAAACAGTTGAACCAATGGACCCTTAAGACTTTTtggcaaagtgattttttttttatttatgactTGGCAAGTCAGGGTGCCTGTAGCAGTTGCTTGTACATAGTTTCAATGCTGCAAAGCAATCTTGGCTTACAGTAGTCTCCCTACGCTCTCCAGCTGAAAGAAGGAACTCCAAAGTTGCTGTTTTCTCAGGGCATAAAAAGAGGCAAAGGACTGTGCATTGCCTCGCCAGTTACTAAAAGACAATCATCTatccataattattttttcaatgatAGTACTTCATAATTTATTATGCAATTAATCATTCTAAAAGCAATAATTAGCAAAATGTTTACAATGACTGGAAAATTCAttgtaatttttactttaaatgtttttattttttgttttatggccATTCTTTGTAGATATTTTTTCTGCACATCTGTTTTAAGAACCTAAGATGGGGGTTTCAGTAAATGTGTTCTATGTACCCATGTCTTTCAAACAAATGTGGTTTTTTGTATTGCCAGTTGGACATTTGACATACAGAATCCTAGATCCCtcagtttgaaaaaaatgctgtgtactTTTATGTGCAAATCGCCCCACTGGGGattgaaaagggggaaaaaaaaatcccagagtaGCAGCAAGCAGGGAAGAAACTGCTACTCCTGCCTCTCTGAGGACAGGAGAGAGATTCTTCTACCTGCAGCTCTACCGGGAACAGATGTGGCACAGCAAACACCTACCTGCTATGGACAATACCACAGGTTTTTAGAAAACAGCTACAGCCCCACAAATTGTCATGTAACTTTATGACCAAAGGAATGCATCAGCTTAAACTGGctcttccaaaataaaatctCACTTACattcttttgtttccaaaagcagttgaaaagcaaaacacacaaataTTCTTAATATTCTGCCTAAACCGAGGGTTTGggcagatttctttcttctctctctctctttttttttttttttttttttttggccagagcCTTCCAGGGATAAAAAAAAGATGGTCAGATTCCCTGAGAAAGAAGGGGTTCGGTTTTACTTGTATTTCCTCTCCCACTTTGCCTGGGTAGAAGTGGGGAACAAAGTCCTTTCCTggcacatacatttttttttcttccttcctgtaagactcagatttttctcagtatttgtgtttgtacattttgttaatttaattaaagaagaaaagggcATTGCAAAGTTGTTGAACAACAATTACCTCAGTGCTTGTGTCCAGTGGTGCAGACAATGCTGTTTTATCTAAATGCTTTGCTACTTTagagaagaaaccaaaatgtGCACAGGGAAAGATAGAATGCACGtccttttatctttttgttttgctaagCCCAAAGATGCGATGGTGATGTTTGAGGTGTAGCAAAGAACACAtgtatatttatagatatatttataccactatactatatatgtatatgtatatatatttataccacTTAAGTTGTGAGCCAAACCGTGtaataaaacctatttttcatCTAAGTGTGAAAATCAGATGTTATCCAGTTTTGCATATTaccaatgacctcaaaaccaGAAGGTTGTACTAAGGCATTCATCACTTGCAAGTACGCGTGCACAGCTCTCCAGGTGAAGCCTGAACTTGCAAACACCTTATGTGAATAATGTCACCCACACGTGGCGTCTCAGCGAATTCGGTGGGAATGACCCTGATGGGGGTCATCGGTCCCCTGCTCTCCCGGCAGTCTGTACTGGGGGGAAGGAGGCGGGTGGTCAGTGAACAAACAGCCAGAAAATGTAACTGAAGGAACTTGACAAGAAGCCACGTACGACCCGTGCGTGGTGTGTTCACAAAACACGGTGAAGGGCAGGATGGAAGTGAGTTGGGGTGAGCCCCTCTCCTCGTTTTACCCTGCCATTGATGTGTTGCACGGTCAACTGGCATAAATATAAGTAGCATTATTACACACCTCCCCTCCCTGTATATCTTTTTGTCTAGTTATAttcttacaaattttaaaatcGCCTACTTCAGCAGTCCAGGATTCGGTGATCTTTTTTTCAACAAACTTCATTTTAAtgccttctgttaaaaaaaacaccaaacgaTCCTGAAATACAAGTCTCTCAACACAGCTTTTGAAGGACTACAGTTCATTACATTTCCACTCCTGCAAATTGTGAGGCTGACATCTTTTAAATGTAGCAATAGTTCATAAATATAGTACTTACTTGTAGGATAAACCAAAGTATCACTACTCTGTCACTGGACACACACTTTTCCTATTATTTGCCTGTAGTGCTTTCTTGTATTTGATACAAATTTTACAAGAATTTATATGCATCAGCTTTAAGAATTGTTACTTCTCTTTACTGTTTCCCCTTCCCTTAGAAGTTTTACATGTGAATGTAGCAACAATCAACagtgtttggggggtttttttttgtctctcttaaGAAAGACTCTGACCAAAGTTAACAGGCTTTTTACTTTGCTAGAACAACAAACTATCATATGTTTACGTATTGGTTTACATCATTATTTATGTGCAAATTgtcaaatgtaaattaaatataaGTGTTCATTACTTTACTGATGCTTCCCTTGTCTTCAATCTCTGCACTGACTGCGTGCGCAGCCTCGTTGCGGGGCGCCTTCCCCTCCCAGCCGCAAACACGGGCTGCGCTGAGAGCGATGACGTCTCCAACAATGCCGACTTCTGCCTTTGTGGGCTCTGATGTTCCACGATTGAAAGTTGCAAGCAACAGTGCCAGAGCCGAATACCCTGGCTTTGTTAATTATGCCGCTCTCTTCAGCTTTAGccaataccttaaaaaaaaaaaaaaaaaagttgtttttttttttttttaaaacccaagaattttcagtgtttcaatGGAAATACTTGAATGCTATCTGCCTTGCAGATATGTGACCAGGgttctcatttacatttttccaaaTGATTGTCATTTCTGGCCCGAAACCCTAACCACTGGGACCACAATGACACACTCAAAATGTCAGCGTGAGACCACTTAGTGCTGTATCAACATGGTGGGAACTGCATTCAAAACAAATGTGGATCTGTTTTCACTGCTCACAAACGAGACGCAAATGCGAACTAAATGCGGGAGAAGGTCAAGTGTCCGTTCCCCTACCGCCAGCTCAGCCAAAAAGTAACAACAGGCCAGGATGCCCCAGAAAAGTTAATTCAACATTTGCTACTTCCATCATTTACCGTGAGATCTAAACCAGAAAGGCCATGTGCTGCCCTGCCCTACCTGAACGTTAAAGAAATAATGTTCCTGCTCATATTGAGACACTCAGCGCCGTATGATGTTTTAGAAGTATTTCACTGTCCtcttaaaaaattcatttaaacatCTGTCTCAAGAATTTGAAATACTGCCAACACTGAACTGTGGAGTTAAGAAAACCAGAGCACTGTTGTCATAAACGTGCCAAATGCAACATGTTATATTCCTATATTCGACAGGGCTATtgctgtaataatttaaaaaaaaaaaaaaagtaggataaCCGTTACCACCATAAATCATACTTCATTACTTGGCAAAGCATTATGTTGCGCTGGAGAGTTATGTCCTGGGGACACTTGTAAGCTTTAGAAGATGTTTAATAAAACACATTACATAAAAAGACAATGCACGTTATAGATCACAGCCTCGCGAGGCCGAGCCCGGCAGCTGCTGCCTTGGTTTCTGGCAGCCCCCACGCCGGCTGGAAGCCGCTGAAGGCGCGTATTGCGACCAGAAATACAGCTGGTTTCAGCCAtggcaacaccaccaccaccaggtcGGCTAACCGCAACAGCGTTAGCAAGGTGCGGAGGGGGGGACAGCTCGGCCTTTTGGGTGCTGCTGTAAGACACAGCCTTGCGAGGCCATGTGCCCCAACAGCGAGCCACGGGCTGCCCACGGGTGGGCTGGATGCCCGCCGCGCTGCCATCAGCATGAAAATGTGGGGGGACCAACCGCGATGTGGCCAGGAAGGTGATCTGCACTTTCCTCCCATGTCTttgccagctgagctgctttgccACAGGATGGGGCAAATTACAGCTGAGATGAACTCAAACACAGATTTAAGGAGGATCGTGCCCTTCTGGCTGGTTTATAACACCCCGTATctcagctgggtgctgggcagaCACCGCTAATTCCCAGCGTGGGCAATTACGACCTTGAGGTCGAAAATGAAAAACGTGACTCACCAAGGGGGTATGAGCCCTTCGGGTTCAAATCAGCGACTGCCGGTGCGCAGCGGTGTCCCAACACGTGCTGGGACTGCACTCCGCGCGGGACGGGGCCCAAAACATTTGCTGTCCTTCAGAGGCGTTACGTTAGAGTGAGGGAAATAGTTGTGGCTGTAATTAAAGGCAGCCAGGAAACACTTGGTTAATTACTGCATGAGGCAGGGCTGAGTGGATGCAGTGCAGCTGAGGAATGCGCCCGTCACAGGACAGGTATCTGAAAAACACAAGCTGTCACGGTGGCCTAAGAAAAAGTCACCGATGGCATTGAGGTAGCCTCCCTGGCACTGAGAGAGAGGTCCCTCTCCTCTGTGCGGGGTCGGGGTAGACTGGCAGGGAAAAGACAGCTGCCTGGGCCGGGATGTGGGGGACACAGGTGGAAATTTTGGCGACTTCAGCACTAACCAGTCCTGCCTGAACAGCGGGAAAACATGACTTTTTGTCAAAGATGTGACACTTCCCAAGAACACGggtgtttaatttttcatcagatGCTGAAAAATGTCCATCCTGCAACCAGCAGCACCTGGAAGTGCTGGCAAATAGCACATTTGCACACCCATCAAAGCCACATTTACACCAACTGCGGGCAATGGCTGAAGGCTCATAAGTGTCCGACACGCCGCAGGACTCTGCTTTCACTCGGTTTTGAACAAGGTTGGGGACAAtggtggaaagggaaggggaggagaactGCTAGTTCTCGCCGAGCCCCTGCTGCCTTGGTGCCTACTTTGGATGCAAAGTTGTACTCGTCTCGTGCCAGAGGGATCAGAGGTCGATTGCTTAGAGATGCGTGCAAGCAGACATCGCCTCTGCTCATCTTCTGCTTCAAAGCCAAGCTTCCTTACCTCCACCATGACAGCTTGCAGCTTGGCACAAGTCGAACGGCTAAGCCCAGCACAGGGGAAATAAGGTGATGCTTTCCATCTCCAGGCAGCACACGCTCAGCTGGCTTGGGCTGTTCAGCTCTGCAAACTTCATCCTGCACAAGCTCACCTGGCAAAGACACCTGAAACATAGCCAGGGCTCTTGAAGCGTCTCTCATCCCGTGCTGATGTTGTCTTGCCACTCGCTATAAAATTCTCCCCGGCACCCTCTCCTAGGGCAGGGTGATGCAGCCCCATGTGCCAGCCAAAGCCCAGCACCTGAACGTCTGTCTCCTGGCACAT
The Mycteria americana isolate JAX WOST 10 ecotype Jacksonville Zoo and Gardens chromosome 3, USCA_MyAme_1.0, whole genome shotgun sequence genome window above contains:
- the PRDM1 gene encoding PR domain zinc finger protein 1 isoform X2; translated protein: MKMDMEDADMTLWTEADFEEKCTYIVNDHPLDPSADGGTLTQAEASLPRNLTFKYASNCKEVTGVISKEYIPKGTRFGPLVGEIYTSDTVPKNANRKYFWRIYSSGELHHFIDGFNEDKSNWMRYVNPGYSVQEQNLAACQNGMNIYFYTIKPIPANQELLVWYCRDFAERLHYPFSRELTMMNLTQTHVNPKQHSADKEELCQKSIPKKEHSVKEILKMESNPPKGKDFFQTNISPVTPEKDLDDLRKNYSPERCFFPRVVYPIRPHIPEDYLKASLAYGMDRPSYITHSPIQTSTTPSPSGRSSPDQSLKSSSPHSSPGVTVSPLAPTSQEHREPYSYLNGSYGSEGLGSYPGYAPPGHLPPAFLPSYNPHYPKFLLPPFNMSCNNLSALNNINGINNFNLFPRMYPLYGNLLSGGSLSHHMLNPTTLPSSLPSEGGRRLLQPDHPRDFLIPAPNSAFSITGAAASMKDKPCSPTSGSPTAGTAASSEHIMQPKPTSVVLAATGGEEAMNLIKSKRNVTGYKTLPYPLKKQNGKIKYECNVCSKTFGQLSNLKVHLRVHSGERPFKCQTCNKGFTQLAHLQKHYLVHTGEKPHECQVCHKRFSSTSNLKTHLRLHSGEKPYQCKLCPAKFTQFVHLKLHKRLHTRERPHKCIHCHKSYIHLCSLQVHLKGNCPVAPASGLSMEDLNRINEEIEKFDISDNADKLEEVEDNIDLTSIVEKDILTMLRREMEGANLKASLQRNLGNGLISSGCNLYESSDMSIMKLPHGHPLPLLPVKVKQETVEPMDP
- the PRDM1 gene encoding PR domain zinc finger protein 1 isoform X1, producing MRIKGCFLIFQAATQCSSDAVSFKNLVKGREWTMKMDMEDADMTLWTEADFEEKCTYIVNDHPLDPSADGGTLTQAEASLPRNLTFKYASNCKEVTGVISKEYIPKGTRFGPLVGEIYTSDTVPKNANRKYFWRIYSSGELHHFIDGFNEDKSNWMRYVNPGYSVQEQNLAACQNGMNIYFYTIKPIPANQELLVWYCRDFAERLHYPFSRELTMMNLTQTHVNPKQHSADKEELCQKSIPKKEHSVKEILKMESNPPKGKDFFQTNISPVTPEKDLDDLRKNYSPERCFFPRVVYPIRPHIPEDYLKASLAYGMDRPSYITHSPIQTSTTPSPSGRSSPDQSLKSSSPHSSPGVTVSPLAPTSQEHREPYSYLNGSYGSEGLGSYPGYAPPGHLPPAFLPSYNPHYPKFLLPPFNMSCNNLSALNNINGINNFNLFPRMYPLYGNLLSGGSLSHHMLNPTTLPSSLPSEGGRRLLQPDHPRDFLIPAPNSAFSITGAAASMKDKPCSPTSGSPTAGTAASSEHIMQPKPTSVVLAATGGEEAMNLIKSKRNVTGYKTLPYPLKKQNGKIKYECNVCSKTFGQLSNLKVHLRVHSGERPFKCQTCNKGFTQLAHLQKHYLVHTGEKPHECQVCHKRFSSTSNLKTHLRLHSGEKPYQCKLCPAKFTQFVHLKLHKRLHTRERPHKCIHCHKSYIHLCSLQVHLKGNCPVAPASGLSMEDLNRINEEIEKFDISDNADKLEEVEDNIDLTSIVEKDILTMLRREMEGANLKASLQRNLGNGLISSGCNLYESSDMSIMKLPHGHPLPLLPVKVKQETVEPMDP